A single window of Desulfovibrio sp. G11 DNA harbors:
- a CDS encoding flagellar M-ring protein FliF, producing the protein MKQLKPSSPRMGLSSGQGGGSTPALSRLKALRLAQKETNQRVEELKLRLFRITEQHMDQAVRLIKRWLSDKD; encoded by the coding sequence ATGAAGCAGTTAAAGCCTAGCTCCCCGCGGATGGGCCTTTCGTCAGGGCAGGGCGGCGGTTCTACGCCGGCCCTGTCACGGCTCAAGGCGCTGCGCCTGGCGCAGAAAGAAACCAATCAGCGGGTGGAGGAATTGAAGTTGCGGCTGTTCCGTATTACCGAGCAGCATATGGATCAGGCCGTGCGGCTTATCAAGCGCTGGCTTTCAGACAAGGACTAA
- the fliG gene encoding flagellar motor switch protein FliG gives MELTGKQRIAVLLLAMGDKFTADVFKRMDRQEIAEISKAIVDLEPVPREIVEDVLREFHESLVEGVDMIAGGSDTLKRLLVKNLDPETAKYIMDSLSLETGPAPFRELEQVSPRLLSQILRNEHPQTLALILGHLHPDQAANLLTSLPAGVRAEVLMRLARLEAVPEDMLMEVDKVLTSQLIAMGGKEGKKVGGVQSVAEILNAVDRATEEEVLSEIEEDSAQMAEDIRNLMFVFEDCKNIDDRGVREMLKEISNEDLTLALRGSSDDLKEKFFKNMSERAGNMIREELEYMGPTKLSDVEAAQQNIVKVVRRLEAENKLVISRGAGEVFV, from the coding sequence ATGGAGTTGACCGGCAAACAGCGCATCGCCGTGCTGCTGCTCGCCATGGGCGACAAATTCACGGCCGACGTGTTCAAGCGCATGGACAGGCAGGAAATAGCCGAGATCTCCAAAGCCATTGTGGACTTGGAACCCGTGCCGCGTGAAATTGTGGAAGACGTCCTGCGCGAGTTTCACGAATCTCTGGTGGAAGGGGTGGATATGATAGCGGGCGGCAGCGATACGCTCAAACGTCTGCTGGTCAAGAACCTCGACCCCGAGACCGCCAAGTACATTATGGACTCGCTCAGCCTTGAAACCGGCCCCGCGCCATTTCGCGAGCTTGAGCAGGTAAGCCCTCGCCTTCTTTCACAAATTTTACGCAACGAGCACCCGCAGACCCTGGCGCTCATTCTTGGGCATCTGCATCCTGATCAGGCCGCCAATTTATTGACAAGCCTGCCCGCCGGTGTGCGCGCCGAGGTGCTCATGCGTCTGGCCCGGCTTGAGGCCGTGCCGGAAGACATGCTTATGGAAGTGGACAAGGTGCTTACAAGCCAGCTGATCGCCATGGGCGGCAAGGAAGGCAAAAAGGTGGGCGGCGTACAGTCTGTGGCTGAAATTCTCAATGCCGTGGACCGCGCCACCGAAGAAGAAGTGCTGTCCGAAATCGAAGAAGATTCCGCCCAGATGGCCGAAGATATCCGCAACCTCATGTTCGTCTTTGAAGACTGCAAAAATATTGACGACCGCGGCGTGCGCGAGATGCTCAAGGAAATTTCCAACGAAGACCTTACCCTGGCCCTGCGTGGCTCCAGTGACGACCTCAAGGAAAAGTTCTTCAAGAATATGTCCGAACGCGCGGGCAACATGATTCGCGAAGAACTGGAATATATGGGGCCGACCAAGCTTTCAGACGTAGAGGCCGCGCAGCAGAATATCGTAAAGGTTGTGCGTCGCCTTGAGGCGGAAAACAAGCTTGTCATCAGCAGGGGTGCTGGCGAGGTCTTTGTATAG